The proteins below are encoded in one region of Amycolatopsis acidiphila:
- a CDS encoding Lrp/AsnC family transcriptional regulator, with protein sequence MDALDRKIIAALRMNGRATYAELSRTVGLSASSVHERVGKLEAAGVITGYHAVVNPGTVGLGVTALVGIHPTDTAENDELAEALADLPEVESCYAVAGDEAFVVKVRVSTVDDLEQTLGGLRRIHGVARTRTTVVLSTRFEGRPNNSELSGA encoded by the coding sequence GTGGACGCACTGGACCGCAAGATCATCGCCGCGCTCCGGATGAACGGGAGAGCGACCTACGCGGAGCTCAGCAGAACGGTCGGACTGTCCGCGTCATCGGTCCACGAGCGGGTCGGCAAGCTCGAGGCGGCGGGCGTCATCACTGGATATCACGCGGTCGTCAACCCCGGCACGGTCGGCCTCGGCGTGACCGCGCTGGTCGGCATCCACCCCACCGACACCGCGGAGAACGACGAGCTCGCGGAGGCCCTGGCGGACCTGCCGGAGGTCGAGAGCTGTTACGCCGTCGCCGGGGACGAGGCGTTCGTGGTGAAGGTGAGGGTGTCCACGGTGGACGACCTGGAGCAGACGCTCGGCGGGCTGCGGCGCATCCACGGGGTGGCGCGCACGCGGACGACGGTCGTGCTGTCCACCCGGTTCGAGGGGCGACCCAACAACAGCGAGCTGAGCGGCGCGTAA
- the menE gene encoding o-succinylbenzoate--CoA ligase, whose product MRVVEIKGPVDELRNALADALDGGPAVLPLAPGSEQLRDAMTPSEAAEPDTAVIIATSGSTGEPKGVLLSADALRASATATHKRLGGPGHWLLATPANYIGGLQVIVRSLLAGTTCAALPAGHFTGDLFAEAAAPVLREDGPRYTALVPTQLTRILDSGSAGLAAARAFDAIIIGAAATSAGLRERASGAGVRIVPAYGMSETASGCVYDGVPLDGVEVRIGPDERVLISGAVLTHGYRLRPDLTADALVDGWFRTGDRGRLVDGRLEVLGRLDDVINTGGVKVPAAAVERALAACAGVRDSCVVGLPDAEWGQIVAAAVVADSPVAVDDLRAAVRASAGAAAVPKRFEFVDALPLRGPGKIDRAAVAARVFPTVG is encoded by the coding sequence TTGCGCGTAGTAGAGATCAAAGGCCCGGTCGACGAGCTGCGGAACGCGTTGGCCGACGCGCTCGACGGCGGGCCGGCTGTGTTGCCGCTGGCGCCGGGTTCGGAGCAGCTGCGGGATGCGATGACGCCGTCGGAGGCCGCCGAGCCGGACACGGCCGTGATCATCGCCACGTCCGGCTCGACCGGCGAGCCCAAGGGCGTGCTGCTGTCCGCGGACGCCTTGCGGGCCTCGGCGACGGCGACCCACAAGCGCCTCGGCGGCCCGGGGCACTGGCTGCTCGCGACGCCGGCGAACTACATCGGCGGCCTGCAGGTCATCGTCCGCTCGTTGCTCGCGGGCACGACCTGTGCTGCGCTGCCGGCGGGTCATTTCACCGGGGATCTGTTCGCGGAAGCCGCGGCGCCCGTCCTTCGCGAGGACGGACCGCGCTACACCGCGCTGGTGCCCACCCAGCTCACTCGCATCCTCGACAGCGGCAGTGCGGGGCTGGCCGCGGCCCGCGCGTTCGACGCGATCATCATCGGTGCCGCGGCGACCTCGGCGGGACTGCGCGAGCGGGCGTCAGGGGCGGGAGTGAGGATCGTGCCTGCGTACGGCATGAGCGAGACCGCGAGCGGATGCGTGTACGACGGTGTGCCCCTCGACGGCGTCGAGGTGCGCATCGGGCCGGACGAGCGGGTGCTGATCTCCGGCGCCGTGCTCACCCACGGGTACCGGTTACGGCCGGATCTCACCGCCGACGCCCTGGTCGACGGCTGGTTCCGCACTGGCGACCGTGGACGGCTGGTCGACGGCAGGCTCGAGGTGCTCGGCCGCCTGGACGACGTGATCAACACCGGCGGCGTCAAGGTCCCGGCGGCCGCCGTCGAGCGCGCCCTGGCTGCGTGCGCGGGCGTGCGGGACTCGTGCGTCGTGGGCTTGCCGGACGCGGAATGGGGCCAGATCGTCGCCGCAGCGGTGGTCGCCGACAGTCCGGTCGCCGTCGACGACCTGCGGGCGGCCGTGCGTGCCTCGGCGGGTGCGGCGGCGGTGCCGAAGCGATTCGAGTTCGTCGACGCCCTGCCGTTGCGTGGTCCCGGGAAGATCGACCGAGCGGCCGTGGCGGCGCGAGTTTTCCCCACAGTTGGTTGA
- a CDS encoding 1,4-dihydroxy-2-naphthoyl-CoA synthase, whose translation MHDAQVSELFDPAAWTEVEGFGFTDITYHRSAEARSGKRVVRIAFDRPEVRNAFRPHTVDELYRALDHARMSSDVGCVLLTGNGPSPKDGGWAFCSGGDQRIRGRSGYQYASGETSDTVDPARAGRLHILEVQRLIRFMPKVVICVIPGWAAGGGHSLHAVCDLTLASAEHARFKQTDADVGSFDGGFGSAYLARQVGQKFAREIFFLGREYTAEQMHQMGAVNAAVPHESLEAEALQWAWEINGKSPTAQRMLKYSFNLIDDGLVGQQLFAGETTRLAYMQDEAVEGRDAFLEKRSPDWSNFPYYY comes from the coding sequence GTGCATGACGCCCAGGTTTCCGAGCTGTTCGACCCCGCCGCGTGGACCGAGGTCGAGGGTTTCGGCTTCACCGACATCACTTACCACCGCTCCGCAGAAGCACGCTCCGGAAAGCGTGTAGTGCGCATCGCGTTCGACCGTCCCGAGGTCCGCAACGCCTTCCGGCCACACACCGTGGACGAGCTCTACCGCGCACTCGATCACGCGCGGATGAGCTCGGACGTCGGCTGCGTCCTGCTCACCGGGAACGGCCCGTCGCCCAAGGACGGCGGGTGGGCTTTTTGTTCCGGTGGTGACCAGCGTATTCGCGGTCGGTCCGGCTATCAGTACGCGAGCGGCGAGACCTCCGACACGGTGGACCCCGCGCGGGCCGGCCGCCTGCACATTCTCGAGGTCCAACGCCTGATCAGGTTCATGCCGAAGGTCGTGATCTGCGTGATCCCGGGCTGGGCCGCGGGCGGCGGCCACTCGCTGCACGCCGTGTGCGACCTCACGCTGGCCTCCGCCGAGCACGCCCGGTTCAAGCAGACCGACGCCGACGTGGGCTCCTTCGACGGCGGGTTCGGGTCGGCGTACCTGGCGCGCCAGGTCGGGCAGAAGTTCGCCCGGGAGATCTTCTTCCTCGGCCGCGAGTACACCGCCGAGCAGATGCACCAGATGGGCGCGGTCAACGCCGCCGTCCCGCACGAGTCGCTCGAGGCCGAGGCGCTGCAGTGGGCGTGGGAGATCAACGGCAAGTCGCCCACGGCCCAGCGCATGCTCAAGTACTCGTTCAACCTGATCGACGACGGCCTGGTCGGCCAACAGCTGTTCGCAGGCGAGACGACGCGACTGGCGTACATGCAGGACGAAGCCGTCGAGGGGCGTGACGCGTTCCTCGAGAAGCGCTCGCCCGACTGGTCGAACTTCCCTTACTACTACTGA
- the cds1 gene encoding L-cysteine desulfhydrase Cds1: protein MNRAWVREAVRLIEADANRSADTHLHVFPLPAEWGIDLYLKDESVHPTGSLKHRLARSLMLYALVNGEIGPDTTLIEASSGSTAVSEAYFARMLGLEFIAVMPRKTSPEKVQLIEFYGGRCHFVDRPPEVYTEAERLAAECGGRYLDQFTYAERATDWRGNNNIAESVFAQMRLERHPVPAWIVVGAGTGGTSATFGRYVRYRRHTTKICVVDPENSSFYGAWQTGAMDYTTGMPSRIEGIGRPRVEPSFIPGVIDEMIQVPDAASIAAIRLLRERTGHWAGGSTGTSLYGAFQLIARMLAVGQTGSVVTLLCDGGERYAHTYYNDEWVTEQGLAVEAEQAVMEDFLATGQWPAG, encoded by the coding sequence ATGAACCGCGCCTGGGTGCGGGAGGCGGTCCGCCTGATCGAGGCCGACGCCAACCGCAGTGCCGACACGCACCTGCACGTCTTCCCGCTGCCCGCCGAGTGGGGCATCGACCTGTACCTGAAGGACGAGTCGGTGCATCCGACCGGCTCGCTCAAGCACCGGCTGGCCCGGTCGCTGATGCTGTACGCGCTGGTCAACGGCGAGATCGGCCCGGACACGACGCTGATCGAGGCGTCGAGTGGGTCGACCGCGGTGTCGGAGGCGTACTTCGCCCGGATGCTGGGGCTGGAGTTCATCGCGGTGATGCCGCGCAAGACCAGTCCGGAGAAGGTGCAGCTGATCGAGTTCTACGGTGGTCGGTGCCACTTCGTCGACCGCCCGCCGGAGGTCTACACCGAGGCCGAGCGGCTCGCCGCCGAGTGCGGTGGGCGTTACCTGGACCAGTTCACGTATGCCGAGCGGGCGACGGACTGGCGGGGGAACAACAACATCGCGGAGTCGGTGTTCGCGCAGATGCGCCTGGAGCGCCACCCGGTGCCGGCGTGGATCGTGGTCGGCGCGGGTACCGGTGGCACCAGCGCGACCTTCGGCAGGTACGTGCGGTATCGGCGGCACACCACGAAGATCTGTGTGGTGGACCCGGAGAACTCGTCGTTCTACGGTGCCTGGCAGACGGGCGCGATGGACTACACGACCGGGATGCCCTCGCGGATCGAGGGCATCGGCCGGCCGCGGGTGGAGCCGTCGTTCATCCCCGGGGTCATCGACGAGATGATCCAGGTCCCGGACGCCGCGTCCATCGCCGCGATCCGGCTGTTGCGTGAGCGTACGGGCCACTGGGCGGGCGGCTCCACGGGAACGAGCTTGTACGGCGCGTTCCAGCTGATCGCGCGCATGCTGGCGGTTGGTCAGACGGGTTCGGTGGTGACCCTCCTCTGCGACGGCGGGGAGCGTTACGCGCACACGTACTACAACGACGAGTGGGTCACTGAGCAGGGCCTTGCCGTCGAGGCGGAGCAGGCGGTCATGGAGGACTTCCTGGCGACGGGGCAGTGGCCTGCCGGGTGA
- a CDS encoding DUF4229 domain-containing protein, with translation MSERQTLGRDLTLYLLARFGLIAVVAVVLILVKVPLLVALAVGIVVGLPIGLLAFRGLNSRVTAGLAVRNERRARERAKLRAELREAE, from the coding sequence GTGAGCGAACGACAGACACTGGGCCGCGACCTGACTCTTTACCTTCTGGCGCGCTTCGGTCTGATCGCAGTCGTGGCCGTCGTGCTGATCCTGGTCAAGGTGCCGCTGCTGGTCGCGCTCGCGGTCGGGATCGTCGTCGGGCTGCCGATCGGGTTGCTCGCGTTCCGCGGGCTGAACTCCCGGGTCACGGCAGGCCTGGCCGTCCGCAACGAGCGTCGTGCGCGCGAGCGGGCGAAGCTGCGGGCCGAGCTGCGCGAAGCTGAATGA
- the ccsB gene encoding c-type cytochrome biogenesis protein CcsB, whose amino-acid sequence MPVNETLSQYSDWSYTTATAIYVLALVFFLIEQSFGAKGRSAAERTRARQLVGAGAPVDVAEVTTDVPPARRGRAERIGRMGAALTVLGVLLHLSALVLRGLATHRVPWGNMYEYIMAVTFIAVVTWLYVIRKFPVRHLSGFMLLPIVILMFIGGTALYTVAAPVVPALQSYWLWIHVTAAIISSGVFMVPGVASIFYLVRNAHERNPQRFARFAPKLPAADVLDRIAYRATVLAFPLFTFGVLCGAVWAESAWGRFWGWDPKETTAFVAWVVYAAYLHSRATAGWRGTRAAAINIVGFAVMVFNLFFVNLVTTGLHSYAGVG is encoded by the coding sequence GTGCCTGTCAACGAGACGTTGTCCCAGTACAGCGACTGGTCCTACACCACAGCGACGGCGATCTACGTACTCGCGCTGGTCTTCTTCCTCATCGAGCAGTCCTTCGGTGCCAAGGGCCGCAGTGCCGCGGAACGCACCAGGGCCCGCCAGCTGGTCGGCGCCGGCGCCCCGGTCGACGTGGCCGAGGTCACGACGGACGTGCCCCCCGCCCGGCGGGGCCGGGCCGAGCGGATCGGCCGGATGGGCGCCGCGCTCACGGTCCTCGGCGTGCTGCTCCACCTCTCCGCCCTGGTGCTGCGCGGGCTCGCGACGCATCGCGTGCCGTGGGGCAACATGTACGAATACATCATGGCGGTGACGTTCATCGCCGTGGTGACGTGGCTGTACGTGATCCGCAAGTTCCCGGTCCGCCACCTGTCCGGGTTCATGCTGCTGCCGATCGTGATCCTGATGTTCATCGGCGGTACCGCGCTGTACACGGTCGCGGCCCCGGTGGTGCCGGCGCTGCAGTCGTACTGGCTGTGGATCCACGTCACGGCGGCGATCATCTCCTCCGGCGTGTTCATGGTCCCCGGGGTGGCCAGCATCTTCTACCTGGTGCGCAATGCCCATGAACGGAACCCGCAGCGCTTCGCGAGGTTCGCGCCCAAGCTTCCCGCCGCCGACGTGCTCGACCGGATCGCCTACCGCGCGACCGTGCTCGCGTTCCCGCTCTTCACCTTCGGCGTGCTCTGTGGTGCCGTCTGGGCGGAGTCGGCCTGGGGCCGGTTCTGGGGCTGGGACCCCAAGGAGACCACGGCTTTCGTGGCGTGGGTGGTCTACGCGGCGTACCTGCATTCGCGGGCCACGGCCGGCTGGCGCGGCACCCGCGCCGCCGCGATCAACATCGTGGGCTTCGCGGTGATGGTGTTCAACCTGTTCTTCGTCAACCTGGTCACGACGGGCTTGCATTCGTACGCCGGGGTCGGCTGA
- a CDS encoding MinD/ParA family ATP-binding protein: protein MTDPREFSEERTDSTSHPARRGQRPPFPQGYDPNLPPLQPPASPYPPLPQPSRSRPEMPGAPVVRPPKRTPRSGWRKAVYVGSGKLINPGESPAERRQRELVARVNQPLRGCFKIAMMSLKGGVGKTTITTTLGSTFASLRGDRVIAVDANPDRGTLSQKIPIETTATVRHLLRDADKITRYSDVRAYTSQGASRLEILASEQDPAVSEAFSETDYLRAVSLLEHYYNIVLTDCGTGLMHSAMKGVLDSADALVVVASGSVDGATSASATIDWLEAHGYGDLVKRSIVAINSVRPKAGSVDLEKLAAHFSARARAVCQIPFDPHLEEGAEIELDRLQPATRLALLELAAAMADAFPLKGL, encoded by the coding sequence ATGACGGATCCTCGCGAGTTCTCCGAGGAGCGCACGGACTCCACGTCCCACCCCGCGCGGCGCGGGCAGCGGCCGCCGTTTCCCCAGGGCTACGACCCGAACCTGCCGCCGTTGCAGCCGCCGGCCTCCCCGTACCCCCCACTGCCGCAGCCGTCCCGGTCGCGGCCGGAGATGCCCGGCGCGCCCGTGGTGCGGCCCCCGAAGCGCACGCCGCGCTCGGGCTGGCGCAAGGCCGTCTACGTGGGCAGCGGCAAGCTGATCAACCCGGGGGAGAGCCCGGCGGAGCGGCGGCAGCGCGAGCTGGTCGCGCGGGTGAACCAGCCGCTGCGTGGCTGCTTCAAGATCGCGATGATGAGTCTCAAGGGCGGTGTGGGCAAGACCACGATCACGACCACCCTCGGCTCGACGTTCGCATCGCTGCGCGGTGACCGGGTGATCGCGGTGGACGCGAACCCCGACCGCGGGACGCTGTCGCAGAAGATCCCGATCGAGACCACGGCGACAGTGCGCCACCTGCTGCGGGACGCGGACAAGATCACCCGGTACAGCGATGTGCGCGCGTACACGTCCCAGGGCGCGTCGCGGCTGGAGATCCTCGCCAGCGAGCAGGACCCCGCCGTGTCGGAGGCGTTCTCGGAGACGGACTACCTGCGGGCGGTCAGCCTGCTGGAGCACTACTACAACATCGTGCTCACCGACTGCGGCACCGGCCTCATGCACTCGGCGATGAAGGGTGTCCTCGACTCGGCCGACGCGCTCGTCGTGGTGGCCTCTGGCTCGGTGGACGGGGCCACGAGCGCCTCGGCGACGATCGACTGGCTCGAGGCGCACGGCTACGGCGACCTGGTCAAACGCTCGATCGTCGCGATCAACTCGGTGCGCCCGAAGGCGGGTTCGGTCGACCTGGAGAAGCTGGCGGCGCACTTCAGCGCCCGTGCGCGAGCGGTGTGTCAGATCCCGTTCGATCCGCATCTGGAGGAAGGCGCCGAGATCGAACTCGACCGCCTGCAGCCGGCGACCCGGCTGGCGCTGCTGGAACTCGCGGCCGCGATGGCCGACGCGTTCCCCCTGAAGGGTCTGTAG
- the menD gene encoding 2-succinyl-5-enolpyruvyl-6-hydroxy-3-cyclohexene-1-carboxylic-acid synthase: MNPSTAQARVLVDELVRNTVSHVVLCPGSRNAPLSLALHDAAAAGRLQLHVRIDERGAAFLALGIAARTGRPVAVICTSGTAAANFHPAVLEADRAGVPLIVLTADRPPELRAAGANQVVEQQRLYGNAVRYFDELAVAERRAGQNAYWRSQICRAWNAAYGEWRCGPVHLNIPFREPLVPDGSDEWYESLDGRPGGARWTELPDFGALPSFVVPSARCGLVIACDSGVRAASEWAEQHGWPVVSETGGLGLSGSTGIASGVWLLGAAEFIAAHKPEQVLCIGRPTVFRQVQALLSDADVEVLLVRPDSDWPAPAHNVRQVGQWFDEPTKPADPEWLASWQRADRAAGAAVREALGREQWPSGLRIATELIDAVPPDALLVVGSSNPTRDVALAGRMRPDVLVHRNRGVAGIDGTVSTAIGAASVHRGQSYALLGDLTFLHDVNALLADDRPDLTIVVLNDDGGGIFSLLEQGAPEHRDSFERVFGTPHGADLGALCAGFNVPHQLVSSVAEFRSALRPAPGLRVVEVRVDRSRHRDLHARVREAVSSALG, from the coding sequence GTGAACCCGTCGACCGCGCAGGCCAGAGTCCTCGTCGACGAACTCGTCCGCAACACCGTTTCCCACGTCGTGCTGTGTCCCGGTTCGCGCAACGCGCCGCTGTCGCTGGCCCTGCACGACGCCGCGGCGGCCGGCCGGCTGCAGCTGCACGTCCGGATCGACGAGCGAGGTGCCGCGTTCCTCGCGCTGGGCATCGCCGCGCGCACCGGGCGCCCGGTCGCGGTGATCTGCACCTCGGGCACGGCGGCTGCGAACTTCCACCCGGCGGTGCTAGAGGCCGACCGCGCCGGGGTGCCGCTGATCGTGCTGACCGCGGACCGGCCGCCGGAGCTGCGTGCTGCGGGGGCGAACCAGGTCGTCGAGCAGCAGCGGCTCTACGGCAATGCGGTGCGGTACTTCGACGAGCTCGCCGTGGCCGAGCGCCGTGCCGGGCAGAACGCGTACTGGCGCAGCCAGATCTGCCGGGCGTGGAACGCGGCCTACGGCGAGTGGCGGTGCGGCCCGGTGCACCTGAACATCCCGTTCCGCGAACCGCTGGTGCCCGACGGCTCGGACGAGTGGTACGAGTCGCTGGACGGGCGGCCGGGCGGGGCGCGGTGGACGGAGTTGCCGGACTTCGGCGCGTTGCCGTCGTTCGTGGTGCCCTCGGCGCGGTGCGGCCTCGTGATCGCCTGTGACAGCGGGGTGCGCGCGGCGAGCGAGTGGGCGGAGCAGCACGGCTGGCCGGTGGTCTCGGAGACCGGCGGGCTCGGGTTGTCCGGTTCGACGGGTATCGCGAGCGGCGTGTGGTTGCTGGGGGCGGCGGAGTTCATCGCGGCGCACAAGCCCGAGCAGGTGCTGTGCATCGGGCGGCCGACGGTGTTCCGGCAGGTGCAGGCGCTGTTGTCGGATGCCGACGTGGAGGTGTTGCTGGTCCGGCCGGATTCGGACTGGCCGGCGCCCGCGCACAACGTGCGGCAGGTCGGGCAGTGGTTCGACGAGCCGACGAAGCCGGCTGACCCCGAGTGGCTGGCGAGCTGGCAGCGCGCGGATCGGGCGGCGGGGGCGGCGGTTCGGGAGGCCTTGGGGCGCGAGCAGTGGCCGAGCGGCTTGCGGATCGCGACGGAGTTGATCGACGCGGTGCCGCCGGACGCGTTGCTGGTGGTCGGCTCCTCGAACCCGACGCGGGATGTGGCGCTGGCCGGCCGGATGCGGCCGGACGTGCTGGTGCACCGCAACCGCGGGGTGGCGGGCATCGACGGCACGGTGTCGACGGCCATCGGCGCGGCGAGTGTGCACCGCGGCCAGTCGTACGCGCTGCTCGGAGACCTGACCTTCCTGCACGACGTCAATGCCCTCTTGGCGGACGACCGCCCCGACTTGACAATCGTGGTGCTCAACGACGACGGCGGCGGGATCTTCTCGCTGCTGGAGCAGGGCGCGCCCGAGCACCGGGACTCGTTCGAGCGGGTCTTCGGCACCCCGCACGGCGCCGACCTGGGGGCTTTGTGTGCGGGGTTCAACGTGCCGCACCAGCTGGTCTCCAGCGTGGCCGAGTTCCGCTCCGCGCTACGGCCGGCGCCGGGCCTGCGAGTCGTGGAGGTGCGAGTGGACAGGTCGCGGCATCGCGACTTGCACGCCCGGGTGCGGGAGGCTGTGTCGTCGGCCTTGGGGTGA
- a CDS encoding M1 family metallopeptidase: MRLRTRAGLGAVATGIATTLLTATASAAPAAGASGVGDPYYPYAGNGGYDVSHYDIRLTYQPATDLLSGTTTILAKATQDLSSFDLDFGLHVNSVLVNNVPATFHADPNENGELVVTPGKALNKNQSLTVVVNYADTPSKVVIDGYTAWKKTPDGALAVDEPQNSQWWFPANDHPTDKATYDVSVEVPDNVSALSNGTLVRTTKQRPGWTRWNWRSTQPQATYLTTLEVGAFEVNQSTTPDGKPFITAYDPAAGESLDAAKASVERTPEIDAFLATQFGPYPFEAQGGVVSTGLNFALEAQTRPVYGAAFFRSGSNTSVIAHENTHQWFGDAVSLGRWSDIWLNEGFASYAEYLWSGHEGEGTPAELAQYVYDSHPANDALWQVLPGDPGAANQFDDAVYDRGALTLQALRTEVGDDAFFTILRTWVAQHKGGDARIQQFIALAEQISGKPLQDLFTTWLFTKGKPAIGPNGASTFRTAQAPTAPKSYAKIQQTHELLAAAHQY; encoded by the coding sequence ATGCGTCTGCGAACTCGAGCGGGCCTGGGGGCTGTCGCCACCGGCATCGCGACCACTCTGCTCACCGCCACAGCCAGCGCCGCCCCCGCGGCGGGTGCGTCGGGCGTCGGCGACCCCTACTACCCCTACGCGGGCAACGGCGGCTACGACGTCTCCCACTACGACATCCGCCTGACCTACCAGCCCGCCACCGACCTCCTGTCCGGCACGACGACGATCCTCGCCAAGGCCACCCAGGACCTGTCCAGCTTCGACCTCGACTTCGGGCTGCACGTCAACTCCGTCCTGGTCAACAACGTCCCCGCGACCTTCCACGCCGACCCGAACGAGAACGGCGAGCTCGTCGTCACCCCGGGCAAGGCGCTGAACAAGAACCAGAGCCTGACCGTCGTCGTCAACTACGCCGACACCCCCTCGAAGGTCGTCATCGACGGCTACACGGCCTGGAAGAAGACCCCCGACGGCGCACTCGCCGTGGACGAGCCGCAGAACTCCCAGTGGTGGTTCCCCGCCAACGACCACCCCACCGACAAGGCCACCTACGACGTCTCGGTCGAGGTTCCCGACAACGTCTCCGCCCTCTCCAACGGCACACTCGTCCGCACCACGAAGCAGCGCCCCGGCTGGACCCGCTGGAACTGGCGCAGCACTCAGCCCCAGGCGACGTACCTCACGACCCTCGAGGTCGGCGCCTTCGAGGTCAACCAGTCGACCACCCCGGACGGCAAGCCGTTCATCACCGCCTACGACCCGGCGGCAGGCGAATCGCTCGACGCGGCGAAGGCGAGCGTCGAGCGCACGCCCGAGATCGACGCGTTCCTCGCGACGCAGTTCGGGCCTTACCCGTTCGAGGCGCAGGGCGGCGTCGTCTCCACAGGCCTCAACTTCGCGCTCGAAGCGCAGACCCGGCCGGTCTACGGCGCGGCGTTCTTCCGGTCCGGCAGCAACACCTCGGTCATCGCGCACGAGAACACCCACCAGTGGTTCGGCGACGCCGTTTCGCTCGGCCGCTGGAGCGACATCTGGCTCAACGAGGGCTTCGCCTCCTACGCCGAGTACCTCTGGTCCGGGCACGAAGGCGAAGGCACCCCCGCCGAGCTCGCCCAGTACGTCTACGACTCGCACCCCGCGAACGACGCGCTGTGGCAGGTGCTGCCGGGCGACCCTGGAGCGGCCAACCAATTCGACGACGCCGTGTACGACCGCGGCGCGCTGACCCTGCAGGCGCTGCGCACCGAGGTCGGCGACGACGCGTTCTTCACGATCCTCAGGACCTGGGTGGCCCAGCACAAGGGCGGCGACGCACGCATCCAGCAGTTCATCGCGCTGGCCGAGCAGATCTCCGGCAAGCCGCTGCAGGACCTGTTCACCACGTGGCTGTTCACCAAGGGCAAGCCGGCCATCGGCCCGAACGGTGCGAGCACCTTCCGCACGGCACAGGCGCCCACAGCGCCCAAGTCGTACGCGAAGATCCAGCAGACGCACGAACTACTGGCGGCCGCCCACCAGTACTGA
- a CDS encoding BldC family transcriptional regulator — translation MTATVGGRLLTPGEVAALFRVDPKTVTRWATAGRIGSIRTPGGHRRFRESEVNELLAELTTDASEPTRG, via the coding sequence ATGACCGCGACCGTAGGTGGGCGGCTGCTCACTCCCGGCGAAGTCGCCGCGTTGTTCCGGGTGGACCCGAAGACCGTGACCCGCTGGGCGACCGCGGGCCGGATCGGCTCCATCCGCACCCCCGGTGGTCACCGGCGGTTCCGGGAGTCCGAGGTCAACGAGCTGCTCGCCGAGCTGACCACGGACGCCAGCGAACCGACGCGCGGCTGA
- a CDS encoding DUF5988 family protein, with protein MVEIKIIGAHKQVLELSVEESVVAQTELKIQSGNGYDHFVLDHHDLHDGRDVPVFVWDQRTRIAE; from the coding sequence ATGGTGGAAATCAAAATCATCGGCGCGCACAAGCAGGTGCTCGAACTGAGCGTCGAAGAATCCGTTGTGGCGCAGACAGAGCTGAAGATTCAGTCCGGAAATGGCTACGACCATTTCGTGCTGGATCATCACGACCTGCACGATGGTCGTGACGTACCGGTTTTCGTCTGGGACCAGCGGACGAGAATCGCCGAGTGA
- a CDS encoding 1,4-dihydroxy-2-naphthoate polyprenyltransferase, with the protein MATVAEWIEGARPRTLPNAVAPVVAGVGATIQLGAFSWWQSLLALLVALSLIIGVNFANDYSDGIRGTDENRVGPLRLVGSGVAAPKLVLTAALTCLGVAGVLGLVLVIATGRWWLLVMGAVCILGAWFYTGGKKPYGYVGLGEIAVFVFFGLAAVLGTVYVQADRLSWAALGAAVAVGCFSTAVLTANNLRDIPTDREVGKNTLAVRLGDTGTRRFYLTLVAIPYVITILLGVFHPLVLIALITAVLLRAPLKAILSGGTGPGLIPVLRDTGLVMLGWSVLSGIALALS; encoded by the coding sequence ATGGCGACAGTCGCAGAGTGGATCGAGGGGGCCCGCCCCCGGACGCTGCCCAACGCGGTGGCCCCGGTCGTGGCAGGTGTGGGAGCGACCATCCAGCTGGGCGCCTTCTCGTGGTGGCAGTCGCTGCTCGCCCTCCTCGTCGCGCTGTCGCTGATCATCGGCGTCAACTTCGCCAACGACTACTCCGACGGCATCCGCGGCACCGACGAGAACCGCGTCGGACCGCTGCGGCTGGTCGGCTCCGGCGTCGCCGCGCCCAAGCTGGTGCTGACCGCCGCCTTGACCTGCCTGGGCGTGGCGGGGGTCCTCGGCCTGGTGCTCGTGATCGCGACCGGCCGCTGGTGGCTGCTGGTGATGGGGGCGGTCTGCATCCTCGGCGCGTGGTTCTACACCGGCGGGAAGAAGCCCTACGGATACGTCGGCCTCGGCGAGATCGCGGTGTTCGTGTTCTTCGGGCTGGCGGCCGTGCTGGGGACGGTCTACGTGCAGGCGGACCGGCTCAGCTGGGCGGCGCTCGGGGCCGCGGTCGCCGTGGGCTGCTTCTCGACGGCCGTGCTGACGGCGAACAACCTGCGCGACATCCCCACCGACCGCGAGGTGGGCAAGAACACCCTGGCGGTCCGCCTGGGCGACACCGGCACCCGGCGGTTCTACCTGACGCTCGTCGCGATCCCTTACGTGATCACGATTCTGCTCGGCGTGTTCCACCCGCTGGTGCTCATCGCCCTGATCACCGCGGTGCTCCTGCGCGCCCCGCTGAAGGCCATCCTCAGCGGCGGTACCGGACCGGGGCTGATCCCCGTGCTGCGGGACACCGGCCTGGTGATGCTGGGGTGGTCCGTCCTCAGTGGAATCGCACTCGCACTGAGCTGA